The Oncorhynchus mykiss isolate Arlee chromosome 17, USDA_OmykA_1.1, whole genome shotgun sequence genomic interval gatttggagcctcttcttctctctcctcctccctcttgtacaggtgtgtgtaagggatgtgaaacggctagtttcaatcggtgacgtcacttgctctgagactgttgttgatgatgtgtgcagagggtccctggttcggcctaaagttatactgttacacaggctccagtcatcggagcacgagtggaatcccactcactgtgttatactaccatgcacacattcctaccctgttcatgtcagcatcatttattccctctcccccctttttgacatgtcctccacacacacatatggatttgcttttttcactgacaggttgggtggctcttaaaatagcctttggGTTACTACAGCACTCCAAATGGGCTGTTTACTTGGAGCTGGTGTACTTGGTCACGGCCTTGGTGCCCTCGGACACTGCGTGCTTGGCCAGCTCTCCGGGGAGCAGCAGGCGCACTGCGGTCTGGATCTCCCTGGAGGTGATGGTGGAACGCTTGTTGTAGTGGGCCAGGCGAGACGACTCTCCGGCGATACGCTCGAAGATGTCGTTCACGAACGAGTTCATGATTCCCATGGCCTTGGAGGAGATGCCGGTATCGGGGTGGACCTGCTTCAGGACTTTGTACACGTAAATGGCGTAGCTCTCCTTCCTCGACTTTCGGCGTTTCTTGCCGCCTTTCCCTGCGGTCTTGGTGACGGCTTTCTTGGAGCCCTTCTTGGGCGCGGACTTTGCTGGCTCGGGCATGATGCTGATGTCTCGCTGCTTCTCACAAACgaatgagggggtggagagccctttccctcttatgaagacgaagctaagctaattcgccggccgtggacacacccctgctttctcataggcgcccctgccatttgcccagtggagctgagcgcgcataagagccttccactcagaggcttgcttccctaacaaagaccatagcctatgctctgtcactggtggggaatggtgtgtttccaaaaaagtcctacaatggCCAGAAATAAGGCCCCCCTTTTTGGTACTTGGTGGGGATTTCCCAGCCGTGGTGCCTCAGTAATACGACTGTacgcaaagcctgcactgaacatagcctcctgtcacgaatactccctccctgtccactcaagagtggctcatggtttcctacgataatggatttgacccttttgaagcggatgtgggtggctcttaaaagagcctttgggttcaAGTCGGGATGTTGACGTTCCGAGAAGAGTGCGTTTAACCGCCGAAACCGTACAGGGTGCGTCCCTGGCGTTTCAGAGCGTAGACCACGTCCATGGCCGTAACGGTCTTCCTCTTGGCGTGCTCGGTGTAGGTGACGGCGTCACGGATCACGTTCTCAAGGAACACCTTCAGGACACCGCGGGTCTCCTCGTAGATCAGCCCGGAGATACGCTTCACGCCGCCACGGCGAGCCAGACGGCGAATGGCGGGCTTGGTGATTCCCTGGATGTTATCGCGGAGAACCTTACGGTGACGCTTGGCGCCTCCTTTTCCGAGTCCCTTGCCGCCTTTACCTCTTCCAGACATCGTGTGTTCGCTAGCTGAGTTCAAGTGAATTAATGACGTAATTTTCGGTGCTCGGTGCTCTTATTATCTGCGTTTGGTGGACCTGATTGAAGCCAATGGCACAGAAAGCGCGCGCTTTTGCCTGGCCTCTGCTGCAAAGGGGAGGGCGTTCGTTCTAGGGAACTATGGAGGAAGAAGAAATCAAAGCTACTTGCATGCGCGGGAAACAcactcaaatactgagctatgttgaacacaaggcccaactgtgatgtcccactcttcacattgattggtgttgttcttcttgttgttgttgttgttgttgcgccTGATTCAACTCTTTCAATCAGCTGTGCCTCTCCAGGGCTTCAACAAAAATGCCTACTCTACCCCtgcctggagttgggaaacactgaactaGTAGGATTCAACCCACTGCAGTTGCCAGTCACACCTAATAGAGATAGGCGTTAAAAACCTCAAATAGTGTCACAAGTACAAAGGAGAAACGAAGTGGCACAAACGGGAAACAAATACACAAGGAATGCCACAAATCCTAAGGGGTCCGTAATGTCACCTCAGCAGTCATGTAGCTCTTGAAGGCCATGTAATAAAgtcattcttctttttcttccctaGACATGATCCAGGTGGCCATGGGACGGGTGGTGATACCTCTGCAAGCTGAAATGCAGTAAAACATTCCTCAgacacccacccaacacacacacaataaagggaTAATTTTCCTATGCGTACAGAGGTGATAgggatgtgcaaatattgtatggtacttttttcaaaaaacaataacatagcCTTATATTACGGAAATAGTGGTATGAGGTGGATCCTTTATAGGCCAGAGAGCCTCAGATGTTGCATTGAATGATCTCAACAGGTCATTTCAAAGGGGACAAATGAGGCCCAAGGGCACATACTGGCGATTGACCAATCGGTGCAGTTGATTCACATCTCAGATGTGACTAGGTATCATCTTACAACTTATTGTTGCCACAATTGTCTCTTACATGTACTTAGTGGCTGCCGGCCCTCGGTTTAGTACATCGAGCAACAGAGGTTGCCTTTTAGGAGAACGACTGACAAGCGTTCAACTAGCTGGGATGCAACTAGTGTCATCAAAGCACTTTGTCATAGCAAGTTAGAAGAAATAGGTTAAGGTTACGAAAAGGCTTAGGCTTACCCCAAATGCCACGTCCGTTCGTAGCTGTACTCCGTGTAGGCACAACAAGTCatcacacagagagcacacttgAAGCACAACTGCACTGCCTGGAAGGCCGCAACGGACTGAATTGGAATCCCTCAAACAGCACGCTAACTACATTCCGCTTTATGATGTCACAGTCAGCCCCTCGGAACACTGGTCCTCAACAATCTCAAACACCTTGGATACCCAAGCCAAACATTCTCGAATCACTCACATTCACAAATCAACCAGGGAGAAGAAGGCTGCCAGGAATTGAATGCTGAAAAGCTAACCTCCTTCACAGAGCAACATCATAGGACTGGGAGTTTGTGTTCAACAGCTTACGTTCCCCTATTATCAAGGGCTTAGTTCCTCTATAGGCTGCAGTGCAGATACTTCACATGCAGAgtacaacaacaaataacagagggcctgttaccacaccctataggctaggagttgaacttggaccacaatgacattggtagtaattagcctgcagcataaatgacagctccctaacggggacataaagtggaaatggaagtgcgacacatagaggaaaagtcctaatcctaatcaaatagacacatttatttgtttattcttttttttatttcacctttatttaaccaggtaggcaagttgagaacaagttctcatttacaattgcgacctggccaagataaagcaaagcacttcgacacatacaacgacacagacttacacatggagtaaaacaaacatacagtcaataatacagtataaacaagtctatatacgatgtgagcaaatgaggtgagataagggaggtaaaggcaaaaaaaggccatggtggcaaagtaaatacaatatagcaagtaaaacaccggaatggtacatttgcaatggaagaaatgtgcaaagtagaaataaaaataatggggtgcaaaggagcaaaataaataaattcatgaaatacagtagggaaagaggtagttgtttggcctaaattataggtgggctatgtacaggtgcagtaatctgtgagctgctctgacagttggtgcttaaagctagtgagggagataagtgtttccagtttcagagatttttgtagttcgttccagtcattggcagcagagaactggaaggagaggcggccaaagaaagaattggttttgggggtgactagagagatatacatacacctgtttagcagatgtcggaaatgcttgtgttactagctccaacagcacagtcaagtctaacaagtaatatctaaccatgttccaacattccacacaatacacccaaatgcaattggaatacatcaatatatggacgagcaatgtcagaccgtccgtagactaacataccttacaatacaatactttatatatccacatgacatgagctatgcaaaccacctccacgttaggaatgtgcccagtgatatctaacaaaaacacacacctccgtggaacccacatggcaagacaggaaggaagacatGCAGGAGTGCTCATGAAGAAGACCGGAATCATCTCCAATCAAGTGAACAATGTCAAAGGAATAGGGCAAGTCATATAGATAGGGAGGCATTTCACCGCCACCCGCTGGACCACAAGTCATTTTGCCAACACTGGCTCATCATTCAAAGCCACATAGGGAAGGATCTTAACACCACCTGCTGGATCAGAAGTGCCACTCACAATGGCCACACAGACCATTTCTCCCTCAACCTGATGCAATTGTCACAACAAGTATGTGCTCAAAATCAAACATTAACTACAACAGATCATCAAATAGGCAAACACATGCTCATGTAGAGTACCTCAAATTATACAGTTACTTTGTCACCAAACCTAATCTGTCATTCATCTACAAATACATGCTCTTCTAAAGCCACAATGCAATGTTCACATGGTACATTTCATTTCTTACAATCTATGTCACTATTACTTCATTTGACTGCTCTTAAATCATATTCACTTAACCCTTTTCTTCACCTGCTGATTTTCTGCTGCTTTTGTCTCTTGCAGATTTGGACGTCATGTGAATCTATGTTTCTCAAGTATcaaaagagagaaaatgaaaaaCGGAATGCTACTTTTCTCTCTAGCCTAGTGCACTCTTTATCTGTAAGCTCCCCTACTGGTGTAGGTAGCTCCAAAAAAAGGTACAGATGCCATAGAACCTGATCTCGACGACCACATTTTACACCAATGCACCCCGACAATCGGTTGGTGGTCGGGAATCAAGTGGATGATTCTGGGACCAATTACAGGATAGGGGTGAGGAGTGTACTGAACTGTGCCTATAGCATGTCAAAAATCCCTCCAACGGGAAATAGGCCTTGGCAAATGGCCAGGGGCGCTGTCCTTTTCAGCACCACGGAGCTCCCCTATTACCTGTCTCATGAGTGAAGATGcaacagcagacaattcctgctctttTGTCCTGCAATGACACACTTTAGCCGTGTCATTGCTGCATTTAACTGGCAGCCTGTATTTAGGGCCTTTACTTTGTCGTATCATTTGGTCAAGGGGTTTCGATTCGTCAGCAAATCTTCTTTGAAAAATGAACTAAATCCCACATCAGAAGTCGACTTCAAATCACGCCAAAGACACACGACTCTACTCAACCGGAGTCAATAGTATCAAATATTCTGCACTGTGAAGGTGTCATGTGCTGAGCCATTTAGTTCCTATGAAGCCTATTTACGAAGCCAATGCAGCAATCACCACGTACCTGCCTGCATTGGTGATTGCTATTCTGTAATTGGTCAACTACTAATAGGGCAATCATCCCGGCAGCTTCGTAACAGCTGTTTTGCAAGCCCTTGACGATTACATCTATTGATTCCTGCTGTCCTGATGCCTTTTCTCTTAAGGGATCTCGGATCTAGTCTAAAGGCCTATCAATGGGTATGGCATTGGAATATTCAATCGCACACTGAATTCATCCCACTAAATACATTCCTTTCATTTCTCCATTTATTCCACCATATCGAAACAACTTACctatgcacgcacacaaacaagcACAGAAGGGCGACTTAATAATATCACGTCTAATTTGGTGGCCTACAACATTTCCTGTACCTTCAACCACAACGTTGGTAACAATTTTTTTCGACCACCTTTCACTTGCGCCGGACAGAGATATATCATTTTACTTTCAATAGCTTAGTCAGTCGCATGAATTATGGGGTGCACACAGCTAACGTTGTAATGATCGGATCAAAACATGGATTTTTGGGGCCATCGAGGAATGTCACATGGCCCAGAAATCATTGAATGGCCATTTTCACAAAGGAATAGACAGACTCTAGCATGTTACATTCCAAGAGCAATTGGAATCGAAAAAACACAACGTGCCCCACTTGGggacccgaggaccgagtttgggaaacgctggcctgAAGATCAAATACCAATAGGGAGCCACTATGACGTGCTCACACGCTGACAGTACCCGCGTTTAACCACTAGATGGCCTCCGTGCTCCACGGTAAACTTTTCCCCTCTCATCAGCGGCACTGCAACATGGGACTTTCAAAGTCAGTTGTTCTTAGCTACATAGTGACCATTTTTGACACTTTTTGCCCTATATCATTACTATCACTCATTACTGCTAGtgtatttttcccctcttctactctaggcatacatctaatcacatatagagagcgttattgaaacgactcaagtcagttaagaaccaactcttatttacaatcacggccggtggtgatacagcctggaatcgaaccacggtctgtagtgactcgagaacagggaacatacacggtgggaaaggggcgtgtacaaatggaacaattgtgcctttttgactgaaatatggaggtggctcttaaaagagcctttgggggattttggagatcaggtcatcgtttatgcgcgctctccgcgaatacgacgggccagctggatgtccttgggcatgatggtcaccctcttggcgtggatggcgcacaggttggtgtcctcgaacaggccgaccaggtaagcctcgcttgcctcctgcagggccatcactgcggaactctggaagcgcaggtcggtcttaaagtcctgggcaatttctcgcaccaggcgctggaaaggcagtttgcggatcagcagctcagtggacttctGGTAACGACGGATCTCTCTAAGAGCCACGGTGCCGGGCCTGTAACGGTGAGGCTTCTTCACGCCGCCGGTGGCCGGGGCGCTCTTGCGCGCAGCCTTGGTGGCGAGCTGCTTCCTGGGTGCTTTGCCACCGGTGGATTTGCGAGCGGTTTGCTTGGTTCTGGCCATGGCGCTAGCTAGCTTCCTTCTTTCACAGTCGGAGTATAGCCTCAAAATGCCTATGTGAAGTTTATAAAGCCGGCAGCGGCGtctgctcattggtcaccatctcCGCACCGCCCTGATTGGCCCGTTGCGGAGGCCTCCTCCGCCGCCCATTGGACGGGAGGCTCGGCCTCTCCGTGCCGCCCCAAAATGCAACCCCCACCCTCGCCGAGGCGCGCTTGGGTCTTTTGTTAGGGCCGCGAGCAACGTTACACTTGACGCGCAATAATGCTCTCATTCTAGCCTACTAGTTGTTATCCTTCATTTAGGCCTCATGTGGGCACTTGATACGGtgccgtgtatgtgtgtgtgtatctaacacGCCAAATAATTGGCCAGGCATAGAAAGGACACTTTGCGCTTTTGTTGAGCTAGGTggttggctcttaaaagagcctttgggggttgagtagtcaagttgcagccgcaccagcgattttacttggctttgacg includes:
- the LOC118940444 gene encoding histone H3-like, whose translation is MSRRRCRLYKLHIGILRLYSDCERRKLASAMARTKQTARKSTGGKAPRKQLATKAARKSAPATGGVKKPHRYRPGTVALREIRRYQKSTELLIRKLPFQRLVREIAQDFKTDLRFQSSAVMALQEASEAYLVGLFEDTNLCAIHAKRVTIMPKDIQLARRIRGERA